The segment CCTCCCCCCTCACCCCTGATTGCGGACAACCTTGCGGACAAGCAAACCGCCGATGCGGACAACCAAAACGCGCAAAACGCTATACAGGACAATGCGGACAACACGGACAATAGCGCCCTGGCGATCTATTTGAGGCAAAATCAGAAACTGGCGACGGAAGTAATTGAAAGCGACCCGGTGGCGATCGCGGTCGCCGACCTGATGCAAGACCGGGAAACCTGGCAAGGAACCGCGGCGGAGTTGCTTCTCTCCCTGAGCAAGGCGGAATCCGGTCGCAAATGGCCCCGCACGCCGCAAGCAATTGGCGGGCACCTCAAGCGCCTCGCCCCGGCCCTACAAACGATGGGAATCTCCATCGACTACGAGCGCGTAAACGACCGCCTACGAACCCGCCGAATCCACCTAACGGCAACCGCCGTCGAATCCCCAAAAATGTAGCCGCGGCTGTCTCAGCCGCCAAAGTAGTCCTCTCGCTCCGTCGAGGGGACATCCGATGCGAAGCATCCGTAAACGAGCTGAGAAACGGCTCCAGGAACCAGTAAGCTGCCTAGCTGAAGCCGAGCCCAAGCCTCAGTTCCCTGAAGCGGTAACTCTCAATTGGGGGATGCTCGCTATTCAGGCGAATTCAACCTAATCACTAGTTCGGCATTTGCCAAATCCCCAAACATGCCAAAAAACGCGACGATCCCATCGTGCCCGGAAATCCTCGCCGTCAACGCGCGTGGCTGGCCAAACTCAGTCACTTTCAACGACGACGGCAGTAAGATCCTGGCGGCCGGTTTTGGTTCGCCTACGATTTTCGACGCGACCACCGGCGTACATGAAGGAAGGTTCGTCGACGCGACATCGCCCAATTCAGGCGGCGTTTGCTGGGCTTTGGCATGCATCGACTCGAAACAGGTCGTTGGCGGAGTCTACGATGCCGTTGCCGTCTGGACCTCCGAAGGGACTCGCTGCGTGCGGACGGTGATCAGTCCCCAAGGAATCGTTAGTTCGGTCGCGATCACGCCTGATCGAAAGACACTTGTGTTTGGCACCTGGGAAAAACACTTGGTATGTGTCGACTTCCATACCGGCAACACCCGCTGGGACGTGAAACTCAAGACCAGTTTCTCGGGCAAAGTCGCAATCACACTCGACGGCAAACACTGCATCACGGCCGGCAACGATAAGACCGTCCGGCTGTTCGATCTGAGAAACGGCGCCGAAATCCACGTGATTGGAACTCACACCGGCTACGTGCAAGGCCTGGCCGTGCTTCCCGATGGCAAACGAGCGTTGACGGCAAGTCGAGACAAGACGATCTGCCTGTGGGACATCCACAAGGCCAAGTTGCTAGCGACACTGTCAGGCCATCGCAAGGAAATCCGAGCCCTCGGCATCACCATGGACGGCCGACTGGCAATCTCGGCCGGCGGTGACGGCGCGAAGGTCTGGGATCTGGCCTCGCACACCGCAATCGCCACGTTCAATAACCATGGCAAGTCGATTTCTTGCCTGTCGATCTTGGGCAACACAACGGTCGTCACCGGCGCCGACGACGGGCATCTGCGAATCTGGAGACTGCCCTAACTTGCCAAAAGCCGCGGCCGAACCAGACGCTACACCGGAACGCTTCGTCAAATAGAATCACATTGAGATCAACGTCTGACCTGCCGCCATGCAGGTGGTCAATAACGTTTTCCGGGTTAACCGATTTGAATCAATATTCGCCGTTATTTACAACCATTCCAACCGACCGCGCGGACTGCTGGGAACGTCTAGCGGCTTTCGCACGATTTTGGCATCGCGTCGACTGCCCGCCCATCGATTACTCTCGGACGATCTTGGAAACGGAAGCCCGCCTTCGCATTATGCTCCCCGACGCTTTGGTCGAATGGCATATGCGGTTTGCTCGTTTCATCAATCTCTGGTCCGACCGCGCATTTACCACCCCGATGAACCGCTTGGTAATTCAAGATGGACGACTAATCATTCGTTCCGAAAGCGTATTCAACGGAATGCTCGTCGCCAAATGGGGAATCCCGCTTACATCAATTGAATCCGACGATCCGCCCGTTGATTCTATTTTGGGTAGTCGGGTCTATCCTTGCGCCGAACGAGTTTCCCAATTTGCGGTCTTCTGTGGAGTTTTTGACACGATCAACGCCTATCACACGAAAACACTTGATTGCGACAACGAAGCTGAATTTCCAGCAGGCGGCGTCAGAATGGAATTCCCCGAGAGTTTCGGCATTATCAAAACGGTTCTTTACGAAAGCGTGAATTGGGTTGCTCTCGTGTCCGGTGCCGACTGGTATCTTCGACGACGTCTCGAAAACGAAACCGATCAATTCATCAAACACGAGTTGCGGACGCAGGGATCCGCGCCATGAACGCAGGATGGGCAAGAAGTCTGCGTGCTGCTTTAGAGCATGAGGGGTTCAACGTCGAGCGGGATGGTACGATAACGCCGAGGCTGTTCGTCAAGGAGTTCCGTTGGCAACGACGCAGCCCATCGTAGGCTCTTCAACTTTCCGCACCCGGTCGTCCCGAAGCGTAGATCGCCGGAGTCGAATGACGACTCTTTGCTCGCGCGACGAATTCATTGGAGCCGTTATGGAGTACGGAAAGCATGATTCCGAATTCCTCGATCCGTGGTTTACGACGGACGAGGAATCCGAGGGCTACCACGAGGATTTCTTGAATCAATTGCAGGCCGCGGTCGGACCCGAGCATGTCCTGTACGGATTGCCGGTGCGCGTGCGTGGTCACAGCGGCAGCTTGTACCATACGCTCTTCGAGATTCTCGACGGAACGGGACGGCTGGCCGTTGTCCACCTGACGAGTGCGGAGGGGCAAGAGCCGCCGCCCTCGCCAAGAACCACCATCCATCCGAACTTCGAGGCTTTCAAATCGGAAACGATGATCCCGCAACATCGCGAGTATCTCGCGACGCCGGATCCGAAGCAACTGATCGCAGCCGCTGAAGAAGGCAAACTCGATGTGATTCGACATCAAGTTGAATTAGGCGTGGATATTGACGCGGTTAAATTTCCAACCGGCACCGCTTTGTGCGCCGCAGCCGCCGCGAATCAAATCGAAGCCGCGAAACTTCTCATCGAACTTGGCGCCGACTTGGAAAAAACCGACGACTCTCCGATGCCGAAGACCGCGTTGTTCCACGCGGTCAGCGAGGGGCATGAAGCGATGGCGAGGCTCCTTTTGGAACAAAAGGCCGACCCCAACGCGATGTTCCTTACTTGGGCGTCGACACCCAGAAACTGCCTGGAGTTTTTAAAAGACCGAAACCGGGAGAACACGTCGCTTTACCAGCTGCTGTTAGATTACGGTGCGGAGCCTCCGACCTACATCAAGATGGTCGACAAATATCCGGAGAAGGCCGCGTATATCGCCAAGGCGGTCGTTTCCGCCGAGCGCTTCGATGACGCCCTGGAGTTGACGAGCTACTTGATTGAAAAACGGCCCCATTCGACGCTGCATTACCAGCGCGGGGTTGCGTACGACATGACCGGGAATCCCGCTGCCGCTCTTGCCGATTTCAGTGCCGCGATCAGTCTGGATGCCGCAAACTTCAAGGCGCTCTACAGCCGCTCTCTCGTGCGACAAAAACTCGGACAATGGCAGGAATCGGTCGCCGACCTCGAAGCCGCCAGGAAGGTAAATCCGTCGGACTACTATACGTTGAACGCACTGGCCCGCGCACTGCTGCGATCCCCGCACGAAGCGATGAGCGATCCTGAACGGGCCGTTCATCTCGCTAACGACGCATGCGAATTGTCCGATTGGAATGACGCGTTATGTATCGCAACTCTGGCGGAGGCGTATCGAAAAATGGGCGACGAAAGCAAGGCGGCCGAATGGGATCGGAAGGCCGCGGAATTACGAGAAGGCTAAGCTCGTCCGTAGTGCCCTATTTGAAGCGAAACTCAGAGTCGGATGAATTCGGGGGCTATGGAGCGTGCGCCTCACTCGTTACCCGGTGCTTACGCACCGGGCTACACCCTTGCGCCCCGCTTCGGGGGCTTGGGATCGCGGCGCGGGGTGGGCCGCACCGTGAATCGGACGCTCTTCTCGGGTTCCCTAATGCGTCGCCCCGCTGGGGCTTTTCGGGGCGTTGTCGGTACGTGAACCCATGGTTCGCACCATGGGCTAGCATGCGCCGC is part of the Planctomycetia bacterium genome and harbors:
- a CDS encoding WD40 repeat domain-containing protein; the protein is MPKNATIPSCPEILAVNARGWPNSVTFNDDGSKILAAGFGSPTIFDATTGVHEGRFVDATSPNSGGVCWALACIDSKQVVGGVYDAVAVWTSEGTRCVRTVISPQGIVSSVAITPDRKTLVFGTWEKHLVCVDFHTGNTRWDVKLKTSFSGKVAITLDGKHCITAGNDKTVRLFDLRNGAEIHVIGTHTGYVQGLAVLPDGKRALTASRDKTICLWDIHKAKLLATLSGHRKEIRALGITMDGRLAISAGGDGAKVWDLASHTAIATFNNHGKSISCLSILGNTTVVTGADDGHLRIWRLP
- a CDS encoding ankyrin repeat domain-containing protein, which produces MIPQHREYLATPDPKQLIAAAEEGKLDVIRHQVELGVDIDAVKFPTGTALCAAAAANQIEAAKLLIELGADLEKTDDSPMPKTALFHAVSEGHEAMARLLLEQKADPNAMFLTWASTPRNCLEFLKDRNRENTSLYQLLLDYGAEPPTYIKMVDKYPEKAAYIAKAVVSAERFDDALELTSYLIEKRPHSTLHYQRGVAYDMTGNPAAALADFSAAISLDAANFKALYSRSLVRQKLGQWQESVADLEAARKVNPSDYYTLNALARALLRSPHEAMSDPERAVHLANDACELSDWNDALCIATLAEAYRKMGDESKAAEWDRKAAELREG